In Glycine max cultivar Williams 82 chromosome 4, Glycine_max_v4.0, whole genome shotgun sequence, the genomic stretch aataaatagaaaaaaatatggcctaattaaaaaataaaaatagaatatactAGTGTAAggattttttctaattttattttatcatttaatgatagattataaatgtataataaGATTGTtgagatttataataaatatttcaaaaagtaATATGATTTTAAGTAAGAAAAACCTTATACTATCAATGTATAGAAGTATTAATCATTAagttagttttctttttttaaatttttcaccactttaatttttgaaagattttatcactacattattctttttaaaaattgtatctACCATTAAAATTAATCCTTTCAACATCTAGAACAAATACAGAATTAACGTGGCGGGTGAGAAAGACTAATATatgtgatttatttattttttttagagaaagaaagactAATGTGATAATTTGTACTTTTGAAAGATCAAACAATTGAGTGTTTGTTCATGTCAATTCTAGGGTGGATCACTTAGTTACCTGATTCACtatggttaaattttttaagtcatAAGATGCATCTAAGTTCTACAATTTTATCATAGTCCCTCTACACCAAATTCCTTTGGATTCCCATTATTGCAGTTCCGTTCTCCGCAGCCGCTGGCACTTCCATATCAAGAAATTGCTTCTCTCATTTTTCACATGTCATGGTCATCATCATTATTTGCTTTCCAGTGGACCCTCAACACAAACTCATATCATTCCTACACGGGCGTGGGGTAGCATAAAAGTGCCACATGATTTGCTTAGAATCTTTTGCATAATTCCACAACCACTATGCATATATGGaagtgaaaaaacaaaataatgagaaaagaaattagcaaaatattaagaaaagaaTATCAACAATTTTCTggattatttaaaatgaaagtaAAGAAATAAGAATTCATTTCCTTTATCTAATGCTATAAaagagtaaaacaaaaaaaagtaaataataagttttaaaaaagataaatatatgaaaaagggTAAATAGTTatcttgaaatttaaatttctttttttgtgaatatttttcttttttttttgcaagtcttatatttgttttcttcctttattGATGTTTTTCTATTCACTTTATGTtatgtcaaaataaaaataaaacgaaatatttaatttttcacttttatatttctattatcTAAAAACTTCAAAAATCAAGCATAGCGTTAAACCGAACACTGAACAGTGTGATTTTTCTCTGGACtcctaaaattttcaattacttCACATTCATTGTTTTATGCCTGTCGGTGTTGGTAattgctttatatatatatatatatatatatatatatatatatatatatatatatatatatatatatatatatatatgaatcccAAAATAGTCATACATAGAATTTGAACACTTGGTATTTTTGCTTCGACGACTTTTAAGTTAAGAGTGACAAAATAGGTTAACGTACGTGCTTCATCATTAGCCTGTTATAAGTGGGTTTGGAAAGATTAACCTGTTCAAGAGATGTgggtcaaaaaatatatatagttcatCTTATTTAAGGGTGGGTTAGTGGTCTGATATACTTAAAAAAACCCTGTAATATAATAGAAACAGTATGCAAACTAAAATTAGATTTCCTGAGATAGTTAGTAATATATCTAttcaaaattgtatttaattcaTATGTTTTTTTACAGCCCTAGCAGATATAAAACTTTGATTAGATTTAAGAGAACTACAAAATCCAACCACTCATCAGCATGAGCCAACGCCGTTACTCGATGGATAGTATGTAACACGATGAAAGATATGGTTTACATTTATGAGCTAAAATTTGCTCAATCAAATCATCACTCTCTATTTTGCCACAGCAATCATTTCTTATCTTATCCGATAGCCCTCCAGTTCTCCACACTTCACTTTGTAATATGGTTGGATTGTGGCCACTAACTCGCCAAAGTTAATAATCGTCACACGTCTCAAAATCAACCATCCTTAATTACATATAAATACATGATTCCACGCCTAATGCAGGTACGAAAGATCTTAGACTccattcatattattattactttgcTATAACTATCTCCTAATTAACTTAGATGTTAAAGTCCTAacatgtgccattattttcatCTTCGTTGTGTTTCACTCTGTCCTGCTACCTTGATTGAAGCCAATAACCACCAAGAGTAACAAGGAGCCAACCCTAGCTAGGCATTTTGTTCGGTGAGTTGATGGTCCACAAGCCTATGGATAGAGTAGGGGACCCAAAAAAGAaactttatataataatataatattttttatatgttattttatattattttcataaataaattttaatctttctctaattttattccctttttatccaaattaaaatGCAGAcagataataagaaaatatatttctcttggttattagtttctttttcaaatgAGATATCCACGTGTAAAGAATATGTAATAGAATTAAagtgtttattttctttacagGACAAGAAACacaaaccaaattttaaattataaaaaagactaaaagttaatatattaataaataaataaaaaatatatgtatgattTACTATGACATGATTGATGAGAAAAAAATGGTTGTCTGCTTTTTGGGAAGTgtgtgcttaatttttttttggaattgaaTCATACATGATAATATGGAGCAATTTGAATGAAAATGTGATATCTTTTTAATGTTTGTTAAAACTGTGTTATTcagttattgataaaaaaaattgtgttattcCATTGAGGaatattatgaatatattttttaatatattctttttaatttattaaaaaattataaaattaagaaaaaattattaaatataatgtgaaacctataaaattttattatttttaataaattttaataaataagaaaaaatatattcaaaaaatgtgtaaaaaaatatgtttttaacatttctttattcaattaatgtcataaatcatgttttttttaatgaaatctagtacttatttttttatgcaaaatatatacattttttatactcATATAGAAGAGGGTCCTTATTAATAGATGGTCCTaaactcataaaaaataaaaatacttgtttatttttgtttgacaaaCTTTAAATAATAACATGAACTTTTAAATACTGATGAATTaactcatttattaaattaagataCATTGTAAATAGAATATTTCTAAAGTATTGAattgcaaatattatttaatttgatctatTTTTAAATCTTCTCATATGAGTTTGAGTTTGAagtaatgaagaaaataaaagaaatgcaaAACATCACCTTAATTAACCCGTGACTTGTGCATTTATCCTCCACGGCTTCATCCTACCcatgagaagagagagagaaaaataaaacaaaacttgtTTACGAAGGATATTCACTAATTGGAATTGGTCAGCAATAGCTCAGCAAGCTTTTCAGCATTTTTCTCCTCTATATAAAGATGCTTGGATTGGATTCTAATCAGCTTTCTTGGTAATCTCTTTTACTGAGTAGGAGCAGAGACAACAAGCCGCAAGCGTGCATATTGctggttttatatttttttcgtaTCTTTCTTTAGATCTTGTCAGCAAGAGAGTACATGTTTTGTTCTTCTATTTCTGTTTGGAGACTGCTATATTGCTGCTTCGGGCCTCATTCTAGGTTGGTTTTACTCTTAGGCCGTTGCTATTGGCACTGACACTTTTGAAATTGGCACTACCCACGTGGGTGCCTTTTATATCATCCCAAAATTGTCCCCGGACAAAAACACAATGAAATTGTGATTCTGTTGTCTTCttgagagataaaataataataataatgaaaacacatttttgttATACACttgtacaaaaaaataatgattccGTTAACTTTTTTTCACCCTCAATAACACAacataatcatgattttattgtgttattttattttcacccCTATTGTgcaatgaaattataattttgttgtgttgaTTAATACAACGGAATCATGTTTctattgtgttatttttaataaaaaaagtgttttaattAACATAACggaatcatgattccattgtgTTCTGGGTTGAGgaacacaacaaaattatactttcattgtgttattttttcagaattaaaaaaaatcacaagggAATCATACTTCTGTTgtgtataaaaaatgaaaaaaaatcacctttgacaaatgaaaatgagaaatgaagggagaagggagttGGATGCACCTATAGGGAGGAGGAGAAAATGGTGGGGagggaaagagaagagaagaatggGGAAGAGGGAAGGAGAAGGGGTGGGGGGGTGGAGAAAAAGACAATTTGGTCTATTCCCACTACTTTTTAAAAAGTGAAGGTGAGAATCACAAAAGTGATAGCCGAAATGGTAGTTCTTTACTGTTATTTCCTTGAACTAAAACCCCATAATggatgcaaaaaagaaaagcaaaagggAGGTTGCTATTCCCAATCATTTGGTCGCTATTTTCACCCCCaagttttgtttgttatttttttctctccaaaaaCATCCTTGATGGAAACGCATTTTCATTGTGTAATATACACAACCAAAACATGTTTCCTTTGTGTTACGGGTTCGTCCTCAATACATAACCAAAAATGGTTTCATGCATATAACTCTATAATTTATGGTTGCAAGTGTATGCATATCAGCTGTTTCCAACATTTTAACCACTTATTTTCAAGGATTCTTTTCGAGTCTGTACTCTGTAGATTAGGCAATTCAATCTCAGAACACTAAAATAATATTCAGACTGAGATATGTGTTGATATTTTAATCAGTTATTATCAACATGCTTCTATTATAACAAATTTCTCAATTATTAGCAATCTATAGTTCTTCTCACAGAAAGAATTTACAAAATAGGATAAATTGACAAATGTGTAATGAATGTAGAACTGAAAGAGTGAAAGGATTCTAGAAAGCAAAACCATAAGAGCAAAAAACAAACAGGAACATAGAAGAAGGGTACAGGGTCCACAGATACTGTGGTTTTTGTCAATGTTACGTATCACTGTTGCTTTTGCTTTAAATTCCATTCAGTTCTGGCTCGGATAACATCTGCTTTATATTGTTGCAGACGAAGCAAGTGTGTGTATTGCAGTTCGGGTTTTCTGTTCTTGGAATTATTATTGGACTCCATAACTCTTGCTGTTGGACATGTCATGGACTCCAACAAATTTGATTGTGTACATTCACGCCGAAACTCCAAAGTCATGCTTGTCATATTATAATGTTCTAGCACTTCAATTGGCACACTCTGCAACAACCATATTAATATGCCAAATCAACATTGGTACATATTACAGAAatggtttttttcttctttttaattggcaaatgttagttgttaatatgttagtttttGTATGTGGAATTAATCATCTCTAACGTGTATAATAAATAGAGTACTGAAAATTTGGCcacatatataatttgttttgccATTTCTTGCAACTTGTTCTGTCAACCAATTCGTACCTCTAAAATCCATCCAATGTATTTCACATTGTTGACATGCTGGTTGGCATCCATGTCATTCCACCTTGGCTGTATTACATGGCAAAAGAAAGGGTTAATGCGATGATCTTAACGAAATATAATTGTGACATGCACTAGACACTATTATAGTTTTTGAGAAAGTAAAGTTAGACTAAAAGTGAAATGGTAATTGATAATAAAGAGGAGGGGGTGTAAAATTAAACTGAAATCAGATATCAAACTTACAGCCAGGCCAGATCGGATTCTCTGAGCAGTTTCATCAGTGAGTTTGTCTATCTTTTCAGAATCTGCTTCTTCGGTAGGAACGGCAAGCCTgttattaaggtaaaaaggaaGAAGCTCTTGCTTAACCTCTTCAGGGATCTTGGATAGTCTTCTTGTTTGTCTATTCATGATCACCCATGTGCTGCATGAGGCAAATTATTTTTAGCATATATATTGGCGAAACCTCAATGTAAGAGTCCACGAATGTTCGTTCAGTCAGTAAGGATTGAACTCATATCTCAAATGTGAGTTCTTGTTTGTGAAAACTTTGTTGGTGAATAATTTATAAGTAAGGACTATTTGAACCTTGAGGCCTTTCCTGATTAATCTCGAGACTTTACTcctctaatttttttgtaaagaaaaatgcATGAAAAGGATGAAATATGCACCTTGTTGCTCTTGTTATGATTTCTTTGGTGTAATGATCCCTGATTATCCAATCTCTTCGCATTCCATTCTTTCCTGCTGCATCAACCCAAGTATCAACTTCAATTTCGTCTCCCCTGTCACATTTATGTTCGTTTTATTAATTCTTTGAACTAAACAATCAAACATAAGAGCTCACAAATATTATGTATTGATATGCAAGGCAAAGGGTTGGaagcattatatttatttaccaTTTGTTATATCTTTGCACTTGAACTTGAATACGAGTAACCACCCAAATGAGTTTTCTAAGGCTCATCTCGCGGGTTGCTCCAAATCCTTCTCCACCAATCCCGGAGCTGGTGACATGATTCAAAGCAGTTTcctaaaaaatgattgaataataaattgCTTTGGTTCATTCATACACTCTATTCATCaagcattttaaaatattattcatctATGTTTATCTAggtctaataaattaataataagatcTTCTATATGTCAGAATTCATCGGTATCATAAAGTCTAAATATACTGCACATATAAAGATCAAATGGTATTAATGGAAAGATCTCAGgatatttttgttcaattttatgGTGTAATAATTGGCCATCAGATTAGAAAAACCATTAAGCCACGATTTTGAATCTGGCTAAGCAACCATGACACATTTTATGTTAATGAACAATATTGCAGAAATGAAGTAGAATGCAATTGGGGGTGTGTGGCTTAAAACTTAATGTATGTAGATAATTGTGAAAACGATATACTGAGTTATTCGTTGATGCTTGAATTGTGAAGCTAACCTGAAGAAAATTCATGATTGTCTCCATTGTGGCAGTTTTATCTGGTCCAATTTCATAAGACCTGATAACAAAAATTTGCCTAAATACAAACTTACCCTCCACAAACCTTCCACGCAAGCTGGTAACAATAGCTTCATCTGCTGCACTTTCATTTGCCAATTTCCCTGCTTGTAGAGGAGCCTCTGCCACGTTTATTCCATTCACATTCACTCTATTTGTTGTGTCCATTTTTCGAGGACTGTCATTGTAACTTGCACTCACCGATAAAAATCTTCGTTTGTTATTAGACATGTTAGTAGTGTTGCGTGGAGAACAAAAACTAAGCCTCAAAACATTATTATCCTTCTTTGCATCGCTTAAATTCCCTGGAAAATGTGAACCGATGTTGCTGATTGCCGCCATTGATCGATGCAATTGCTAGTTAATTAAGACCTCAAGTAGCTAAATAAGCTTATAGTGAATTCGGCAAGTGGGAATAATGAAAAAGTAATGTTAAATATAAGTCTAGCTCAAGTTTCTTGTTGAAGGGTAAATAGTTTCATTTCAAAAAGAGTGTACAATTTGTAGGTGCAACTAATGGTGAATTATTGGAAAGGCATAAAATCAATAACATTAGAGGAAGATGTCGGATTCGCAGCCCAACCACTTCATTCGAGTGGGAGAAAATAAGGTGAGAAATCCGTCGTTAACTTGCACGCAAAAATAGAAGATACTAGAGGTGTTGTTGCATATGTGCCATTCTAGCCATAAAAAATGGTGCGTACCACAATATTCATGTCCTTTAGAATAGGGCACCTCTAATTTATCTCTAAACAATAAAAAGTAGTTTGTGTAGGTAAGCGGTTTCCAATTCTCTTCCACATCAAGCTATTTCCATGGTGAGAATAATAAAACGTTAATTATTCAATGGCCAAGTAAAAGATATTTGAGGGGGGTAATAAGAACTTAAATAGGAAAGCCGAACTAGTTGACATATGAGATACTCGTTGATTGCAAAACattgaaagggaaaaagaaaagtacGAAATATCGATGgatacatttttatttgtacTTTAACCAATTATTATCAgtatataattttagaaaattgctaaatagtataatttttcttttacgaAAATTGATATTAACGCCTAAGTTAATTTCCATCGAATCCTTACTTTTGCTCTATTCTTTGCGTTATCATTTAGTCAATCCTGTTTATTTTactacaataaaaaatagagtCTATGTGACCCGAGTTAGattgagttttatttattttttgattaaatttaattggattggaataaattgattttattttttatttttttaacctaatttaactttaattgaattggatttgctcattaaaaaaaattctcccaTCTTTAaagtcttgaaaaaaaattaaataaattttcaaactcAAAAATAGTaagagatatttttaaaaattaattttacaattactctttgaatggaaaaaaataaaacataaatcataAGTCATAtacctaaaattaatttaagtaactcattcataattataaaatataaaactcatAACTTATCTAACAACTCACATTATTcataaaacatatattattttacaactCAAAATACTTAAGTCAATGgtaattactaattataaaaacaaagaagTCTTAAActatataataaagaaaagataaacatAATTTGTATAAGTGCTTACTATAGGATTTTCtatattagtatttatttactatttagcATACCATTAGTATTTTGCTATATGTTTGTTGGTGTATGCCAGCTCGATTGGATTTTGGTCGGGCCAAAACTTTAAACCCGTTACACAATCTAATTTTAATTggtttgttaaaataaaacaaattcaatCCAGTAACTCAATCCAACCCATAAAAATCTAATTGGGTTGGGTTGGGTTGGATTAGACATATTCACATATTGGATGTGATCCTATTACACCCCTAGTTATGTAACAATCCTAAATCACATTTATTGACGGTCATAGTCctcgaaaataaaaattagacttATTACACCTTTCATCTCCAAAGTTTTATAATAGATTTAACTTATAAGATTAACCATACACCCTAATTACAAATTTAGATAGTGTATCTTTAAATGacctaaaattgattttgaataaaattaatttttagattatgtgatttatgtttggatgtctttattaaaaaaattaggagtaaaatttaatataatcttTTTATCTCGTTCAAAAGTTatacttgaaattattttaactcaatcaattttaaattcttttccaACGTAAAATCAAACATGTTGAAAATTTACCTTAAATCAATTCTATATTTTCAATACTATCATTTAGAATCAAATTGTGAAAAAATTTACACACATTAGGATCGGCCTAATGATAGGAACATGATAGATGTATAAAGACTTAAGTTTCATCCTCACATGGTCATTgtagacaaaaacaaaataatataaaatattataatttcaagTCTAGTAcaaatcaaaacaaagaaaaaaatatctatcCAAACAAATTTCACTATCAGTCATATCTATAGTCTTCACAAAGTcccatatatataacatatttcaAAAGTGGAATTAATTACTTTCACATTTCTAAGACCCTTAAAATTTGGCCCATCTTTCGTTTTTTCTCATGAATCAAGTATGCTATGCGATGCATGGGAATCATCAGCTTGAGCAATCCATCAATTAttctcctttattttatttcgtttaaaaatttgaattactaTTTCTAATAGGATTGAATCAAAACATCATTCTTCAGATTGAATGAATTAATACAACTTTTGCCATCATAGTCAAATTgtataaataagcatatttggCAAATTATTAAACATGAGATAAAGGATCTAGAAAAGCAAGATCAGAAGAGTGAACAAAAACTAGCTAAAATTGTAGTAGTATGGTATTGGTTGGGTCCACATATGCCTCCATGCTATCATTGGTATATATATCACGCACAATTTAAAACCGTCATATATAACTTGCATCACTTGTGATTTTGCTTAAGATGCCATTCTGTTCTGGCTCGGACCAACTCGGCTTTAGTGTCTTGTAGACGAAGCAGGTGTATATATTGCAGGTCAGGTTTTGTGTTAACAGAGTCATTATTAGAGGCACCAGTCACGTTGGAGGATGAACTACTCATTGATTCCAACAAATCTGATTGAGTACATTCACGCCGAAACTCTAAAGTCATGCTTGTCATTTTATAATCTTCTAATACTTCTCTTGGCACACTCTGCACCAACCAAGTCAACATACCAATGCAAATGGTTAGTTCTTCTTACCTAGTGTGTTAATCATCACCCGGTAAATTTTACAAGAGTGTGTTTCTTTCACAAATTAAAAGTCTATTTCTAGAAATATaatgtaacattttttataagttttaaaaaattatttcccgGTATTGTTGATTTATGTGAATATCataactttcttttttactttctcatgCTTTCATTCACATAAAGAGGGATGGGTGAGTGTGATATTTTCTTTagaatatgataaattattctCTAATACACATGTAACTTCCATtttgtacttttttatttaaattatttggaatttaaaaaaatatcctaagaatattaaaatgtaacCAACATGTTTTTAAATCATATGAGTAGGAATTTTAAATAACACTGCTAATCTTATGGCTCCTATCATTCCGTGAAACAAACGTCCCTAAGAACAAGTACTATATGAGTGTCGTTATTAAGAGATCAAACATAGTCAATTTGCTAACAATGCTAATAGTGAAATAAAAAGTATAGTTACCACAGCCACGTTTCTCATATACATAATTTCGACATAGCTTGAAACTTTTTTTCGTCTATATGTTATGTACCTCTAAGATCCATCTGATGTATTTTACATTGTTAACATGCTGGTTAACATCCATGTCGTTCCACCCTGGCTGGTTTGCATGCAGATAAACAAGCAATCAATACAATGATATAGCGATAATCCAAATGTgggaataaaattttatagcCCTTGAGGAAGATGGGAATCGAGTGAAGTGTTAATTAAGGGAGATGGGATTATTATTAAACCTAGAAATTTGCCATCAAACTTACAGTCACTCCATATCGAAAACTCTCAGCAGTGGAGTCAGTGAGCTTGTGTATCTTCTGATGATCTATTTCTTCCCTGGCAATGGCAAGCTTATTAAAGAAGAAAGGAACCAGTTCTTGTCTGACTTCTTCAGATATCTTGGATAatcttcttgtttctctattcATCATCGTCCATGTGCTGCATCAAGGAAATTATAGAAAATGGAGCTAATATTAAGAGGTTAGTGACTAATTATGAAAACTGAATGAGAAATGCTAGTAACATATGTCAAGCAtacttttttattgattgaaatttattaaaaactataaaattttataagccCATATCTTATTTAACGAGTGTCACCTGTgactttataatttctaataagtTTTAACTAATGCTAAAATGTACACTATGTGACAAGGAGTGTGCTAAAAAATATGCTATCAGCACTTCTCAAATCATAAGGAAGAACTATTGTACCTAGTTGCTTTTGCTATGATCTCTTTGGTATAATGATCCCTGATTATCCAATCTCTCCGAATCCCATTCTTTCCGGCAATATCAAACCAAGTATCAACCTCAATTTCCTCCCCCCTGTCGTATTCATCATTTTGTCTTTAAGCAAACCATCATAGTATTCCTTACAAATGAAAATCGTATTAAAAGCACCTTGGACAAATTCTTTAAAAAGGAGTAGTATTGTAGTATTATTAGAGGCAGAGGAAGGGGCAGGGACAGATACATGCATCGTGTATAAATGGATAAATTTTACCATTTGCTATATCTCTGTACTTGAACTTGAATACGAGTAACAACCCATATGAGTTTGCGAAGGTCCATTTCGTGAGTAGCTCCAAAATCGTTTTGACTTACCCCACAGTTGGACATATGATTTAGACAAGTTTCCTGAACCATTGTACATGCAGGTCACCGAGACTATTCTCCATCGTATGGTCAAAATAGTATAAGAATACGAAAGTATATGAGCAAGATAAACTCATATCCTCTCATATATGTTTGGTGCATACAAGAAAACCCAatagataattaataatataaattatatgcaattaataaaattactcctgtaaattaaaagtgatggcAAAAGTAGGAACGAAGATAGTAGCAGCAGTGGTGACTGGTGACAGCTATAGTGGGGTTGCAACTGTGATATAACAATGGAAGTGACATcttgaaaaaaacaataataatagaaatgaCTAGGGACAATGGTTAGAGTAGCAACGGGAGCAATCTCGGCAACGGTTGTGTTGTGATTTATGAAGCACAAACACTTCCATATAGTTAATGTCTAAAATATAGGATGCAAACACATAATATACACGTATAAACATagaaattctaattaaataaaatgtaaataatatataacaaaattttcaaattgataatatatttatctttttaaaccaatattatatgtttttttaaatatatcaattgTATAAGAGTGAcgaaataagtgttcaagaaaaaaataaaataatttttgaatcaAACATTTAATAATAAGTGTCGAACAATTGTCCATATGTGTGATGT encodes the following:
- the LOC100791281 gene encoding palmitoyl-acyl carrier protein thioesterase, chloroplastic isoform X2 yields the protein MKVQQMKLLLPACVEGLWRETALNHVTSSGIGGEGFGATREMSLRKLIWVVTRIQVQVQRYNKWGDEIEVDTWVDAAGKNGMRRDWIIRDHYTKEIITRATSTWVIMNRQTRRLSKIPEEVKQELLPFYLNNRLAVPTEEADSEKIDKLTDETAQRIRSGLAPRWNDMDANQHVNNVKYIGWILESVPIEVLEHYNMTSMTLEFRRECTQSNLLESMTCPTARVMESNNNSKNRKPELQYTHLLRLQQYKADVIRARTEWNLKQKQQ
- the LOC100791281 gene encoding palmitoyl-acyl carrier protein thioesterase, chloroplastic isoform X1, producing MAAISNIGSHFPGNLSDAKKDNNVLRLSFCSPRNTTNMSNNKRRFLSVSASYNDSPRKMDTTNRVNVNGINVAEAPLQAGKLANESAADEAIVTSLRGRFVEGKFVFRQIFVIRSYEIGPDKTATMETIMNFLQETALNHVTSSGIGGEGFGATREMSLRKLIWVVTRIQVQVQRYNKWGDEIEVDTWVDAAGKNGMRRDWIIRDHYTKEIITRATSTWVIMNRQTRRLSKIPEEVKQELLPFYLNNRLAVPTEEADSEKIDKLTDETAQRIRSGLAPRWNDMDANQHVNNVKYIGWILESVPIEVLEHYNMTSMTLEFRRECTQSNLLESMTCPTARVMESNNNSKNRKPELQYTHLLRLQQYKADVIRARTEWNLKQKQQ
- the LOC100791811 gene encoding palmitoyl-acyl carrier protein thioesterase, chloroplastic, which codes for MTSMVAPINMGLQFRGNWCNVNKNKGREFLKPNFNSSCNTNIALNNKRRFSLLVTASSQCSPGRIMGTINEIKHVPMIHPAAGKLANENKQHTTLVTLFRGRFVKDRSVYRQIFFVRSYEIGPDKTITVETLMNFLQETCLNHMSNCGVSQNDFGATHEMDLRKLIWVVTRIQVQVQRYSKWGEEIEVDTWFDIAGKNGIRRDWIIRDHYTKEIIAKATSTWTMMNRETRRLSKISEEVRQELVPFFFNKLAIAREEIDHQKIHKLTDSTAESFRYGVTPGWNDMDVNQHVNNVKYIRWILESVPREVLEDYKMTSMTLEFRRECTQSDLLESMSSSSSNVTGASNNDSVNTKPDLQYIHLLRLQDTKAELVRARTEWHLKQNHK